The DNA window AACCGCCTTCGGTACCGGCTTCCCTCGAGATGAACCGAAAGCCCCCGTAGGCCGCGCCCGCGAGGGCGATGGTCATCAACCCAACCTTCGCGGCCCTGCTGATCTCCGCCATCTTTGCGCGGCGCCACGGTAGCACAGCGGGCCCGTCGCCCATTTGTTTCTTGGTCGTCCGGCCGTCCGACCCTCGGCCCTGTGTCCGGCATGACCGGAAAGCAGCGTGCGCGTGCGAAACCTGCTACCCCGTGGACATGCGGGCGATCACCAACACGGCGCTCGTGGCGCTGAGTCTTCTGGGGATGAGCCTCATGGGGAGCGGCTGCTCCGGTCGCCAGGCCATGCGCCCCACCCCGCCGGGCGCGTCGGCCCTCGGCGTCGCCCCTTCCTGGGTCCCGTCCTTCACCCCGGCGCAGCGGGCTCTCCTCCAGCCCCCGGACACCCCCGTCCAGACCCCGGCCCGGCGCGTGTTCCCGGATCTGACCCGCTTCGGCTACGCCGGCGAGCACCGCATGGAGGAGCCCGAAGAGAGCCTGCACTTCACGCGCATGGTGGTCACCATCATCAAGGACTCGCCCCGGCTCTACGTGCTCATGGAGACCCCGCCCGAGGTCGCGAACCTCGTCGCCCAGTACGGCCCCACCGGCCCCGCCGAGGCCGACGAGTGGCAGACCCTCCAGCGCGACCCGCGCGGCATCGGCCTCCTCGCCCCCACGCCCACCGCCGCTGCGCTGCGCGCCGCCCACACCCGCGGCGAAACCCACCTCGCCCAGGGCGACATCCCCGCCGCGCGCACCGCCTTCGACGAGGCCGTCACCCACGGCCCGCAACACCCTGCCGCCCTCATCGGGCTCGGGCGCGCCCACCTCGCGGGCAATGCCCTCGACGCTGCCGAGCAAGCCTTCCAGCGCGCCGTGACCGCCGACCCCACCCTCTCGACGGCCCACACCGGCCTCGCCGAGGTCGCCGAGCGCCGCGGCGATCTCCCCCTCGCCCGCAAGCACATCGCCACCGCGCTCGCCTACCACCCCCGCTCCGCCCGCGCCTGGAGCGTCGCCTCCCGGATCACCCCGGGCGGCGCCGGACAAGGCCGCATCGACCCCTTTCCCATCTTCCTCGACGTCGACAGCGTCGGCGCCATCCACGTCGGCGCCGCCCCCAGCGGCCCTGCCCAGATCTACGCGGGCTGCCGCGCCGTCCTCCGCTACGAGCCCGACGTCCGCGCCGAGATCTTCAAGCAGCCAGCGAGCACACCGTATTACCTGAGCGTCGTCGAAGAAGTCGTCTGCCTCGAAGCTGCCATCGGCGCCTATTTC is part of the Chondromyces crocatus genome and encodes:
- a CDS encoding tetratricopeptide repeat protein gives rise to the protein MRAITNTALVALSLLGMSLMGSGCSGRQAMRPTPPGASALGVAPSWVPSFTPAQRALLQPPDTPVQTPARRVFPDLTRFGYAGEHRMEEPEESLHFTRMVVTIIKDSPRLYVLMETPPEVANLVAQYGPTGPAEADEWQTLQRDPRGIGLLAPTPTAAALRAAHTRGETHLAQGDIPAARTAFDEAVTHGPQHPAALIGLGRAHLAGNALDAAEQAFQRAVTADPTLSTAHTGLAEVAERRGDLPLARKHIATALAYHPRSARAWSVASRITPGGAGQGRIDPFPIFLDVDSVGAIHVGAAPSGPAQIYAGCRAVLRYEPDVRAEIFKQPASTPYYLSVVEEVVCLEAAIGAYFVEQAEADKANDPTTPRSPDPLPEPDPRIETLARMAHQEGLAGYAMFEILGSHRPERARGAPQDLHEAVVRYIERHILSQDQPLPDGLYQTKRAPTPGPTTLALSSPRP